The Acinetobacter pittii genome contains a region encoding:
- a CDS encoding J domain-containing protein codes for MSISDRIQKSQWVPLLRCSDNIYFSPVIPNKKLQGAMTYLPHGVSPNDVLMLIDDTVFGSAKAGMCLTAKGLFYKESFEDEQAYPFEHIQRIEADIGILTSSILINGHDELNFSQLDKGVVKTLVAFLNECCQGKQATKQTNVNIDAEMQIMIDLFAYFITFSAGQWNSRSKAAVSDHFTKLNDKGVHQYVEKLLNEQTHFDYDDLLHRLADLKDKLAYNFRREMIEQLVYAMALGQVEQNQADLFMTHLCRVSNVSKAVFPDLVKIIYQCLADEVNQSTTSTFNGEQLQACKLLDIQPNSLTEQTLQIAYRKKMAEFHPDKYQNLPESVRQLIESQAQQLNEARAVLKSYLDNN; via the coding sequence ATGAGCATATCGGATCGAATCCAGAAGAGTCAGTGGGTGCCCTTATTGCGATGTAGCGATAATATTTATTTTTCACCAGTCATTCCCAATAAAAAGTTGCAAGGTGCCATGACCTATCTCCCACATGGTGTAAGTCCCAATGATGTCTTGATGCTGATTGATGACACTGTATTTGGTAGTGCCAAGGCTGGAATGTGTCTCACGGCAAAGGGGCTTTTCTATAAAGAAAGCTTTGAAGATGAACAAGCTTATCCGTTTGAACACATCCAGCGAATAGAGGCTGATATTGGAATACTTACCAGTTCTATTTTGATCAATGGTCATGATGAACTGAACTTTAGTCAACTCGATAAAGGTGTGGTAAAAACTTTGGTGGCATTCCTAAATGAATGTTGTCAGGGCAAGCAAGCAACCAAGCAAACGAATGTAAATATTGATGCCGAGATGCAGATCATGATTGATCTGTTTGCTTACTTTATTACCTTTAGTGCGGGTCAGTGGAATAGCCGATCAAAAGCAGCGGTATCCGATCATTTTACTAAATTGAATGATAAGGGTGTGCATCAGTATGTTGAAAAACTACTGAATGAACAGACGCACTTCGATTATGACGACCTGTTGCATCGTCTGGCAGACCTGAAAGATAAGCTGGCCTATAACTTCCGTAGAGAGATGATTGAGCAACTGGTCTATGCAATGGCACTGGGACAAGTTGAGCAGAATCAGGCGGATCTCTTCATGACCCATTTATGTCGTGTATCCAATGTTTCTAAAGCCGTATTTCCGGATCTGGTCAAAATTATTTATCAATGTCTGGCTGATGAAGTGAATCAGTCTACTACTTCTACTTTCAACGGTGAACAACTTCAAGCGTGCAAACTTCTTGATATTCAGCCTAATTCACTGACTGAACAAACCTTGCAAATTGCTTACCGAAAAAAGATGGCTGAGTTCCATCCCGATAAATACCAGAACTTACCTGAATCTGTTCGTCAGTTGATTGAAAGTCAGGCACAGCAACTGAATGAAGCAAGAGCAGTATTAAAAAGCTATTTGGACAATAACTGA